CACTATCCCTTGTCTCCCAGCTCTAGCTTCCCTTCGGCAACAGCCTTCCTGCATCTCAATTTCTTCAAACACAAATAAGAATGATAAAGTCGATGTCTGAGGTGATCCTGAGCCATATGAGAAAATTCTGGAGAgcagatttataactaataagtATTCTGGAAATGTAAAGTAGTGACTGATTGAGAAGGCATTCATTGCTGTTTTGACTTTTTatcatcttaaaattaaaatgaagcacagaaagaaaagtgaggTGAGAGGGAGAATGACTTGAACTCAGTGTGGTCCAGTTAAGCTACAGAACTTCTCCCCTCAGACATCCACTCAGTACGGGTCTAAGGCCCAAAGAGCATTGGCTGGTGTGCTCAGATCCTCTCCCGACAGCAGAAGAAGTTCAGCTTGCACTTTCCTGCAATCCTCTCGCTCTCCAGGCACACCTTTCTGCATTTTCCCCGACCGAGCCTGCACGTCTCACACACAGAAAATTCACCTGTGCCAGAAAAGAGTTGATGAGATGTTCGCTGGAACTTTTGGGGATGGGAAGAATTTGTAAGGCCATCTAAACACGCAGGGTTTGCA
The Cricetulus griseus strain 17A/GY chromosome 1 unlocalized genomic scaffold, alternate assembly CriGri-PICRH-1.0 chr1_1, whole genome shotgun sequence genome window above contains:
- the LOC100770386 gene encoding beta-defensin 12, translating into MALSREMFYFGFALFFIAVQLPSGSWAGLEYSQSFPGGEFSVCETCRLGRGKCRKVCLESERIAGKCKLNFFCCRERI